The following coding sequences are from one Microbacterium wangchenii window:
- a CDS encoding MarR family winged helix-turn-helix transcriptional regulator, with the protein MTGDPAPIPTPDDGRREAIDALEGSFSELVTVFRRLIAEAAETASPGMLPGTFKVLSAINRMGPVTLSALAERLTADKGLTSRSVSELEELGLVERTPDPLDRRSRLIAVTPLGTERLTAARAPHSGRLATALADWSVEDIRHAAVLLSALATGRAPADDAR; encoded by the coding sequence GTGACCGGTGATCCCGCCCCGATCCCCACCCCCGACGACGGACGCCGGGAGGCCATCGACGCGCTCGAAGGGTCCTTCTCCGAGCTCGTGACGGTGTTCCGCCGGCTCATCGCCGAGGCGGCGGAGACGGCGAGCCCCGGCATGCTGCCGGGGACGTTCAAGGTGCTCTCCGCCATCAACCGGATGGGCCCGGTCACCCTCTCCGCGCTGGCGGAGCGACTGACCGCGGACAAGGGGCTGACCAGCCGCAGCGTCAGCGAGCTGGAAGAGCTCGGGCTCGTCGAGCGCACTCCCGATCCACTGGACCGCCGCTCGCGTCTGATCGCCGTCACGCCGCTGGGCACCGAACGCCTCACGGCCGCACGCGCTCCCCACAGTGGCCGCCTGGCCACAGCTCTCGCCGATTGGTCGGTGGAGGACATCCGCCACGCCGCCGTCCTGCTGTCGGCCCTCGCGACGGGGCGCGCACCCGCCGACGACGCACGGTAG
- a CDS encoding NADP-dependent oxidoreductase: MRFRPLRPESAPTGALLTPPAPPPARMRAQVLDSVGDAAALRPAEVEVPTPALSEVLVRVVAAGVNQIDSKTRAGAGVSEQICHYPATLGYDFSGVVVQAPFEAYPFPPGTEVFGMSAFPRSPGSYAEYVVAPALSLARKPASLSYVEAAGVPLAALTAWGIVVETALAHEGQRILIHAGSGGVGHFAVQFAAYFGAHVVATGSARNAGWLRDLGAAVVVDHSTQRFEEVATDIDVVIDLVGNDSAHTGRRSLAVLRPGGLLIEVPRGTWPGFAEDAAAAGVRATGYTVIPDGGVLATIARLLDSGAVQVYVDSVFDLADAAGAHAELERGHARGKVVLRVSDD; this comes from the coding sequence ATGAGATTCCGCCCGCTGCGCCCCGAGTCCGCTCCCACGGGCGCCCTCCTCACCCCGCCCGCCCCACCTCCCGCGAGGATGCGCGCCCAGGTGCTGGACTCCGTCGGAGACGCCGCGGCGCTGCGCCCGGCCGAGGTCGAGGTCCCCACCCCCGCGCTCAGCGAAGTGCTCGTGCGCGTCGTGGCCGCCGGGGTCAACCAGATCGACTCGAAGACGCGGGCCGGCGCCGGGGTGTCGGAACAGATCTGCCACTACCCCGCGACGCTCGGGTACGACTTCAGCGGTGTCGTGGTGCAGGCGCCCTTCGAGGCGTACCCCTTCCCGCCCGGCACCGAGGTGTTCGGGATGTCAGCCTTCCCCCGCAGTCCTGGAAGCTACGCCGAATACGTCGTCGCCCCCGCGCTGTCCCTCGCGCGCAAGCCCGCATCCCTCTCGTACGTCGAGGCGGCCGGGGTGCCCCTGGCCGCACTGACGGCGTGGGGCATCGTGGTGGAGACCGCGCTCGCACACGAGGGCCAGCGCATCCTCATCCACGCCGGCAGCGGCGGGGTCGGTCACTTCGCGGTCCAGTTCGCCGCCTACTTCGGGGCTCATGTCGTGGCGACCGGCTCCGCCCGCAATGCCGGCTGGCTCCGGGATCTGGGCGCCGCGGTCGTGGTGGACCACTCGACGCAGCGCTTCGAGGAGGTCGCCACCGACATCGACGTCGTGATCGACCTCGTCGGCAACGACTCCGCACACACCGGGAGGCGCTCGCTCGCCGTCCTGCGCCCCGGCGGCCTGCTGATCGAGGTGCCCCGCGGCACGTGGCCGGGCTTCGCCGAGGACGCGGCGGCCGCCGGCGTGCGAGCCACCGGCTACACCGTCATCCCCGATGGCGGCGTGCTCGCCACGATCGCGCGCCTGCTGGACTCGGGCGCCGTGCAGGTCTACGTCGACAGTGTCTTCGATCTGGCCGATGCCGCCGGCGCGCACGCCGAGCTGGAGCGGGGCCACGCGCGCGGCAAGGTCGTCCTACGCGTCAGCGACGACTAG
- a CDS encoding SDR family NAD(P)-dependent oxidoreductase — MSVASSPDALAEIVRVSRALGSDPAYVLHGGGNTSIKTTGVDVTGEAVELVLVKGSGWNLATIQAAGFAPLRRARLHDLLQLEQLDDAAMVNELRQASLDASAPTASIEALLHAYLPGRVVLHSHADAIVALTNRDVAPAAITEVLGDRVVVLPYVKPGFGLARLVAGTDVSGVDAVVLSNHGLFTFGDDPDATLARHRDLVARASAAAGVPVWGDPGAEIDRSGSVAAIAQLREAVSTAAGRPMLVRQSSSGRADEFARRPDVAAVSGRGTATPEHVLYTKREPLVGLDVAAYAARYRDYVARHRTRATTEITELDPAPRVIFDPELGCLFAGGSVSDLRVAADVALHTMDVIDAADRLGGYRSLDESDTFDIEYWSLEQAKLAGRTRRPLTGEVAIVTGAASGIGRAVAERLIADGAAVVGVDLSDAVAEVGSGDAWRSIVGDVSDPAVLDAAVDTAVREFGGVDIVVIAAGIFPPSQAVAEVADEVWDRALRVNVTAPMRLLRAVHPVLARAPRGGRVVLVSTKNVAAPGPGAAAYSASKTAAAQLARVAALEWAADRVRVNQVEPDAVFDTAIWTPELLEARAAHYGLTVAEYRTRNLLGVEVRSATVAEAVVALCTSFPATTGAHVSVDGGNDRVI, encoded by the coding sequence GTGAGCGTCGCCTCGTCGCCCGACGCGCTGGCCGAGATCGTGCGGGTCAGCCGCGCCCTCGGCTCCGACCCCGCCTATGTCCTGCACGGCGGGGGCAACACCTCGATCAAGACCACGGGTGTCGACGTCACCGGTGAAGCGGTCGAGCTCGTCCTGGTGAAGGGCAGCGGGTGGAACCTCGCCACGATCCAGGCCGCGGGCTTCGCACCGCTGCGCCGCGCGCGCCTGCACGATCTGCTGCAGCTGGAGCAGCTGGACGACGCCGCCATGGTGAACGAACTGCGTCAGGCCTCGCTCGACGCCTCCGCACCCACCGCGTCGATCGAGGCGCTGCTGCACGCCTACCTCCCCGGACGGGTCGTGCTGCACTCGCATGCCGACGCGATCGTCGCGCTCACCAACCGCGACGTCGCCCCCGCCGCCATCACGGAGGTGCTCGGCGACCGGGTAGTCGTGCTGCCCTACGTCAAACCGGGCTTCGGCCTCGCGCGGCTGGTCGCCGGGACGGACGTCTCCGGCGTGGATGCGGTCGTGCTCAGCAACCACGGACTCTTCACCTTCGGCGACGATCCGGACGCGACGTTGGCCCGGCACCGCGACCTCGTGGCCCGCGCGTCCGCCGCCGCCGGCGTGCCGGTGTGGGGCGATCCTGGGGCGGAGATCGACCGCTCGGGCTCTGTCGCGGCGATCGCGCAGCTGCGCGAGGCGGTGTCCACCGCGGCCGGGCGTCCGATGCTCGTGCGGCAGTCGTCATCCGGTCGTGCGGACGAATTCGCGCGGCGCCCCGACGTGGCGGCAGTGTCCGGCCGCGGGACGGCGACCCCCGAGCACGTGCTGTACACCAAGCGGGAACCGCTCGTGGGTCTCGACGTCGCCGCGTACGCGGCGCGGTATCGCGACTACGTCGCGCGGCATCGCACGCGGGCAACGACGGAGATCACCGAGCTCGACCCGGCGCCCCGCGTCATCTTCGATCCGGAGCTGGGCTGCCTCTTCGCGGGAGGGTCGGTCTCGGACCTGCGGGTGGCCGCCGATGTGGCACTTCACACCATGGACGTCATCGACGCCGCCGACCGCCTGGGCGGATACCGCTCGCTGGACGAGTCCGACACGTTCGACATCGAATACTGGTCGCTCGAGCAGGCGAAACTGGCCGGCCGCACGCGCCGGCCGCTCACCGGCGAGGTCGCGATCGTGACGGGCGCGGCATCCGGGATCGGCCGCGCCGTGGCCGAGCGGCTGATCGCCGATGGTGCGGCGGTCGTGGGCGTCGACCTCTCCGACGCCGTGGCCGAGGTCGGCTCCGGCGACGCCTGGCGCAGCATCGTGGGTGACGTGAGCGATCCTGCCGTGCTGGACGCGGCGGTGGACACCGCCGTGCGCGAGTTCGGCGGCGTGGACATCGTCGTGATCGCGGCGGGGATCTTCCCGCCCTCGCAGGCGGTGGCCGAGGTGGCCGACGAGGTATGGGACCGTGCCCTCCGCGTCAACGTCACCGCTCCCATGCGGCTCCTGCGCGCGGTGCACCCCGTCCTGGCGCGAGCGCCCCGCGGGGGGCGGGTCGTGCTGGTCTCCACGAAGAACGTCGCGGCGCCCGGTCCGGGCGCGGCGGCGTACTCGGCCAGTAAGACGGCGGCGGCGCAGTTGGCACGCGTGGCCGCGCTGGAGTGGGCGGCCGACCGCGTCCGGGTCAACCAGGTGGAACCGGATGCCGTCTTCGACACGGCGATCTGGACCCCGGAACTGCTCGAGGCCCGCGCCGCTCACTACGGTCTCACGGTGGCGGAGTACCGCACGCGGAACCTCCTCGGCGTCGAGGTGCGCAGCGCCACGGTCGCCGAAGCGGTCGTCGCCCTGTGCACGTCCTTTCCGGCGACCACCGGCGCGCATGTGAGCGTTGACGGCGGCAACGACCGCGTGATCTGA
- a CDS encoding FGGY-family carbohydrate kinase has translation MSTCVIGIDVGLTSAKAAAFDEAGNEIRTVSAPNPRVAVSRERQEVDMDALWDVVADVLRDLTADLARDGWTIAAVAATGHGNGLYLVDEDLRPVRTAIASTDHRAEAIVASLDAAEVERVRRVTGSMPWAAQPGVLLRWLHDHEPDVLQRSRWALTCKDWIAACLAGSAQADLSDSSGCGLVNLATRDYEPAVLELLGLPADTSRLFPPLRASDEVVGAVTADASARTGLPLGTPVVAGCMDCVASPLGAGATALGDVTVIVGTWAINSVVVPADTDPPRVTINALLPDPAAMLAMEVAPTSAASIEWAAGLLGARATIPVTPRDLLTAGQSAPPLADGLLFLPFIHGAPEHLGASGTFLGVKGNHGYPHVARAVAEGITQYHRVQLGKVRSSGAEVSAGPWTLAGGGAKNPVWAQMFADVVGHPMRRQLGTELGARGVAWLAARGVGMDTAAWHAEPDPRLVVEPGECAADYARQSATFDRALSAMRAVWEATA, from the coding sequence ATGAGCACCTGTGTCATCGGGATCGACGTGGGCCTGACCTCGGCGAAGGCGGCCGCCTTCGACGAGGCGGGCAACGAGATCCGCACCGTCTCCGCCCCCAACCCGCGCGTCGCCGTCTCGCGCGAGCGGCAGGAGGTGGATATGGACGCGCTGTGGGACGTCGTCGCCGACGTGCTGCGCGATCTCACCGCCGACCTCGCACGAGACGGCTGGACGATCGCGGCGGTCGCCGCCACCGGTCACGGCAACGGGCTCTACCTCGTGGATGAGGACCTGCGCCCGGTGCGCACGGCCATCGCGTCGACGGATCATCGCGCCGAGGCGATCGTGGCGTCCTTGGACGCCGCGGAGGTGGAGCGCGTGCGCCGCGTCACGGGGTCGATGCCGTGGGCCGCGCAGCCGGGCGTGCTGCTGCGCTGGCTGCACGACCACGAGCCCGACGTGCTCCAGCGCTCCCGCTGGGCGCTCACGTGCAAGGACTGGATCGCCGCGTGCCTGGCCGGTTCGGCGCAGGCGGACCTGTCGGATTCGTCCGGCTGCGGACTGGTGAACCTGGCGACCCGGGACTACGAGCCGGCCGTGCTCGAGCTGCTGGGCCTTCCCGCGGACACGTCTCGGCTGTTCCCTCCGCTGCGCGCATCGGATGAGGTCGTCGGCGCCGTGACCGCCGACGCCTCCGCGCGCACCGGGTTGCCGCTGGGCACCCCGGTCGTCGCCGGATGCATGGACTGCGTCGCCAGCCCGCTGGGTGCGGGTGCGACCGCACTGGGCGATGTCACGGTGATCGTCGGCACGTGGGCGATCAACAGTGTCGTGGTGCCGGCCGACACCGATCCGCCGCGCGTCACGATCAACGCGCTGCTGCCCGATCCGGCCGCGATGCTCGCCATGGAGGTCGCCCCGACGTCCGCGGCCAGCATCGAATGGGCTGCCGGTCTCCTCGGCGCGCGAGCCACGATCCCCGTCACGCCGCGCGACCTGCTGACCGCGGGGCAGAGCGCGCCGCCGCTGGCCGACGGCCTGCTGTTCCTGCCCTTCATCCACGGGGCGCCCGAGCACCTGGGTGCCTCGGGCACCTTCCTCGGCGTCAAGGGGAATCACGGCTATCCGCACGTGGCCCGCGCCGTGGCCGAAGGGATCACGCAGTATCACCGCGTGCAGCTGGGCAAGGTCCGCTCCAGCGGGGCGGAGGTCTCCGCCGGACCGTGGACGCTCGCCGGCGGCGGGGCGAAGAACCCCGTGTGGGCGCAGATGTTCGCCGACGTCGTCGGGCACCCCATGCGGCGTCAGCTGGGCACCGAGCTGGGTGCCCGTGGCGTGGCGTGGCTCGCCGCGCGGGGCGTGGGCATGGACACCGCGGCGTGGCACGCGGAGCCGGACCCGCGCCTCGTGGTCGAGCCGGGGGAATGCGCCGCGGATTACGCGCGGCAGTCAGCGACGTTCGACCGCGCCCTCAGCGCCATGCGCGCGGTATGGGAGGCCACGGCGTGA
- a CDS encoding glycerol-3-phosphate dehydrogenase/oxidase, whose product MPTLRTHSAPHSADVVVIGAGINGLAITREAAARGLHVVMIDRDDIAARTSAISTRLIHGGLKYLPRFEIPLVFESIRERDILLKAAPHLVLPYPMLIPFAKWNKTPGWLMSCGLIVHDVLAIGKRLPLNRIVFGGRLSREWPSVAKAGVKWGGLFQDAHVPVTERFATELAIDASRNGATVLTHTPVTALLREGGRIAGVVYRDRESGQEQELRAPVVVNSAGPWADEVLALAGTHPRRIGPTKGSHLVVDTFPGAPATCVFFDSPQDGRPMFVLPWWDGRFMLGTTDLPYDGSIEDIAIDGDEVDYLLTSVNTIIPEAGLTPDDVLWSYSGVRPLPYVADLTDPSSVSRDSEIVVHDGDSAGLVTIIGGKYTTHRALGEQTLRKIEKLLGLRRQTSPTRDARFPGAPAEDVAQFRASFVERSSLPERTAARLADVYGTLAREIEMLAATDPALAEIVDEETGAIAAEILHAVREEGAVTLEDVLLRRTVIALNSDVGLSCAPRAAAVLVAYAGWSEEHADAEIARYRVSVRRFVPRALRDAPGLEQTP is encoded by the coding sequence ATGCCCACTCTGCGCACCCACAGCGCGCCCCACTCGGCCGACGTCGTCGTGATCGGCGCCGGCATCAACGGCCTCGCCATCACGCGTGAAGCGGCCGCCCGCGGACTCCACGTCGTCATGATCGACCGTGACGACATCGCCGCACGCACGTCGGCGATCTCGACCCGCCTCATCCACGGGGGACTGAAGTACCTGCCGCGGTTCGAGATCCCGCTGGTCTTCGAGTCGATCCGCGAGCGCGACATCCTGCTGAAGGCGGCGCCGCACCTGGTGCTGCCCTATCCGATGCTGATCCCGTTCGCGAAGTGGAACAAGACGCCGGGCTGGCTGATGTCGTGCGGCCTCATCGTGCACGACGTGCTCGCGATCGGCAAGCGCCTGCCGCTGAACCGCATCGTGTTCGGCGGCCGCCTCTCGCGGGAGTGGCCGTCGGTGGCGAAGGCCGGTGTCAAGTGGGGCGGCCTGTTCCAGGACGCGCACGTGCCGGTGACCGAGCGTTTCGCCACCGAACTGGCGATCGACGCGTCGCGCAACGGTGCCACGGTGCTCACGCACACTCCCGTCACGGCGCTGCTGCGTGAAGGCGGGCGGATCGCCGGCGTGGTCTACCGCGACCGGGAGAGCGGCCAGGAGCAGGAACTGCGCGCCCCCGTCGTCGTGAACTCCGCCGGCCCCTGGGCGGACGAGGTCCTCGCCCTCGCCGGAACCCACCCCCGGCGGATCGGTCCCACCAAGGGCAGCCACCTCGTGGTGGACACCTTCCCCGGCGCCCCCGCCACGTGCGTCTTCTTCGACTCTCCGCAGGACGGTCGCCCCATGTTCGTCCTGCCCTGGTGGGACGGGCGCTTCATGCTGGGCACGACCGATCTGCCCTACGACGGGTCGATCGAGGACATCGCGATCGACGGGGACGAAGTGGACTATCTGCTGACGTCGGTCAACACGATCATCCCCGAGGCCGGCCTCACCCCCGACGACGTGCTGTGGTCCTACTCGGGGGTGCGCCCGCTGCCCTACGTCGCAGATCTGACCGACCCCTCCTCGGTCAGCCGGGACAGCGAGATCGTGGTGCACGACGGGGACTCCGCCGGTCTCGTGACGATCATCGGCGGCAAGTACACCACGCATCGCGCGCTCGGCGAGCAGACGCTGCGAAAGATCGAGAAGCTGCTGGGGCTCCGGAGACAGACCTCGCCGACGCGCGACGCGCGCTTCCCCGGCGCCCCCGCCGAGGACGTGGCGCAGTTCCGTGCCTCGTTCGTGGAGCGCAGCTCGCTGCCCGAGCGCACCGCCGCTCGCCTCGCCGACGTGTACGGCACGCTCGCGCGGGAGATCGAGATGCTCGCCGCGACCGACCCCGCCCTCGCCGAGATCGTCGACGAGGAGACGGGCGCGATCGCGGCCGAGATCCTCCACGCGGTCCGGGAGGAAGGCGCTGTGACGCTCGAGGACGTGCTGCTGCGACGCACCGTCATCGCGTTGAACAGCGATGTGGGGCTCTCGTGCGCACCGCGCGCAGCGGCGGTCCTGGTGGCGTACGCCGGCTGGAGCGAGGAGCACGCCGACGCGGAGATCGCGCGCTACCGTGTATCGGTTCGGCGCTTCGTGCCCAGAGCGCTGCGGGACGCCCCCGGTCTTGAGCAGACCCCGTGA
- the lsrF gene encoding 3-hydroxy-5-phosphonooxypentane-2,4-dione thiolase, with protein MADLDDLRDGTDFSAARTAPGAFHLKGQSGQDWGLRARLSRVFDPSDGKTVMLAFDHGYFQGPTSGLENLERSILPLVPQADALMCTRGALRTTIPADNGKGIVLRASGGPSVLKELSDEELAVSIDDAVRLDAAALAVQVFVGGENETKSIKNLTTLVDQGQATGIPVLAVTAVGRDMVRDARYFRLATRISAELGAAFVKTYYVEEGFETITSACPVPIVIAGGKKVEEQEALRVAYQAMQEGAAGVDMGRNVFQSEHPAAMLAAVRGVVHDGLNPADAFELFQSLSH; from the coding sequence ATGGCTGACCTCGACGACCTCCGCGACGGCACGGACTTCTCCGCCGCCCGCACGGCCCCCGGCGCTTTCCACCTGAAGGGCCAGTCCGGCCAGGACTGGGGCCTGCGCGCGCGTCTGTCGCGCGTGTTCGACCCGAGCGATGGCAAGACCGTCATGCTCGCGTTCGATCACGGCTACTTCCAGGGCCCCACCTCCGGGCTGGAGAACCTCGAGCGCTCCATCCTGCCGCTGGTCCCGCAGGCCGATGCCCTCATGTGCACGCGCGGAGCTCTCCGCACCACGATCCCCGCCGACAACGGCAAGGGCATCGTCCTGCGCGCCTCGGGGGGACCGAGCGTCCTGAAGGAGCTGTCCGACGAAGAGCTCGCGGTCTCCATCGATGACGCCGTGCGCCTGGACGCCGCCGCTCTGGCGGTGCAGGTGTTCGTCGGCGGTGAGAACGAGACCAAGTCGATCAAGAACCTCACCACGCTCGTCGACCAGGGTCAGGCGACGGGGATCCCGGTGCTCGCGGTCACCGCCGTCGGTCGCGACATGGTGCGCGACGCGCGGTACTTCCGTCTCGCCACCCGCATCAGCGCCGAGCTGGGCGCCGCCTTCGTGAAGACGTACTACGTCGAGGAGGGCTTCGAGACCATCACGAGCGCGTGCCCCGTGCCGATCGTGATCGCCGGCGGCAAGAAGGTCGAGGAGCAGGAGGCCCTGCGCGTGGCGTACCAGGCCATGCAGGAGGGCGCCGCGGGCGTCGACATGGGCCGGAACGTGTTCCAGTCCGAGCACCCGGCCGCCATGCTCGCCGCCGTCCGCGGTGTCGTCCACGACGGCCTGAACCCGGCCGACGCGTTCGAGCTCTTCCAGTCCCTCTCCCACTGA
- a CDS encoding ABC transporter permease, which yields MSAIDNAVPTERRRLTWPAWGWSLIGVLAVWAVIVAVRPGAPLDPLTQALSLAPFLVLVALGQMLVITLGPGNIDVSVGTIVSMTSYVSVAVGATAGPVVGLAAAAGAGVAAGAVSVAAILLLRVPPIIATLATSLVVTSATLLLADAARGGADPALRSFVNAKVLGIPLIALLVVLVTVVIWFLLRHTRLGLSIIAVGQSERAAERAGLKVVAVTATAYLVSAGFAGLVGGLLAAFISPSTQLGTSYMLDSIAVVVIGGTLISGGRPVATGAWTGALFFVLLSGLLNLVGWSVGAQNVLKGVLVVLVVIVASAATGTGRTSIRRLRASLTPGAPQAASTTTTQKEPIHG from the coding sequence ATGAGCGCCATCGACAACGCCGTACCGACCGAGCGCCGCCGCCTCACGTGGCCCGCGTGGGGGTGGTCCCTCATCGGCGTGCTCGCGGTGTGGGCCGTCATCGTCGCGGTGCGCCCCGGCGCGCCGCTCGACCCGCTGACCCAGGCGCTCTCGCTGGCGCCGTTCCTCGTGCTGGTCGCACTGGGGCAGATGCTCGTCATCACCCTCGGCCCCGGCAACATCGATGTGTCCGTCGGCACGATCGTCTCGATGACCTCGTACGTCTCGGTGGCCGTGGGAGCGACGGCGGGACCGGTCGTGGGCCTCGCCGCCGCCGCGGGCGCCGGAGTCGCCGCGGGCGCCGTCAGCGTCGCAGCCATCCTGCTGCTGCGGGTCCCCCCGATCATCGCCACCCTCGCAACGAGTCTGGTCGTCACCAGCGCGACACTGCTGCTCGCCGATGCCGCACGGGGCGGTGCGGATCCGGCGCTGCGCTCGTTCGTCAATGCCAAGGTGCTCGGCATCCCCCTCATCGCCCTCCTCGTCGTGCTGGTCACCGTGGTCATCTGGTTCCTGCTGCGCCACACCCGGCTCGGGCTGTCGATCATCGCGGTGGGCCAGAGCGAGCGTGCCGCCGAGCGGGCGGGGCTCAAGGTCGTCGCCGTCACCGCGACCGCCTACCTCGTCAGCGCCGGTTTCGCCGGGCTGGTGGGCGGCCTGCTGGCCGCGTTCATCTCGCCCAGCACGCAGCTGGGTACGTCCTACATGCTCGATTCGATCGCGGTCGTCGTGATCGGCGGCACCCTCATCTCCGGCGGACGCCCGGTCGCGACCGGTGCCTGGACCGGTGCCCTCTTCTTCGTGCTGCTGTCGGGGCTGCTGAACCTCGTCGGCTGGTCCGTCGGCGCCCAGAACGTGCTGAAGGGCGTCCTGGTCGTCCTGGTCGTCATCGTCGCCTCCGCCGCCACCGGCACCGGTCGCACCAGCATCCGGCGGCTGCGTGCCTCCCTGACCCCGGGCGCGCCGCAGGCAGCGTCCACCACCACAACACAGAAGGAGCCCATCCATGGCTGA
- a CDS encoding ABC transporter permease has translation MSTATVSFPSTGQRLRADAVNGSPALLALVALVAIFAITATLQPGILSVPGLTLMLMSSVPLVLAAQAQMIIMSVGDIDLGIGFLVGLVTVIAATLFVDAPLLALASIVGIVVAYAVIAYVVQQRGVPSIIITLGMSFVWLGIGLQIRPTPGGETPAWLSVISTWRPTWFPAPVIFIIAATLIGWYVTRRARIGTRMRALGSQAPTLEKAGVSLAATRIAAYVIAAILMILAGLMLASQTWSGDINAASEYTLMTIAAVILGGGTFAGGRAMPIGTTLGAVTLGLITVLLSLINLPSSLQSAAQGLIVIAVLAGRIITERFVR, from the coding sequence ATGAGCACCGCCACCGTCTCGTTCCCCTCCACGGGTCAGCGCCTGCGCGCCGACGCCGTGAACGGATCGCCCGCTCTGCTCGCGCTCGTGGCACTGGTGGCGATCTTCGCGATCACCGCGACGCTGCAGCCGGGCATCCTGAGCGTTCCCGGTCTGACGCTCATGCTCATGTCGTCGGTGCCCCTCGTGCTCGCCGCGCAGGCGCAGATGATCATCATGAGCGTCGGCGACATCGACCTCGGGATCGGGTTCCTGGTGGGTCTGGTCACCGTCATCGCCGCGACGCTCTTCGTGGACGCGCCGCTGCTCGCGCTCGCCTCGATCGTCGGGATCGTCGTCGCCTACGCCGTCATCGCGTACGTCGTGCAGCAGCGCGGTGTGCCCTCCATCATCATCACGCTCGGCATGTCGTTCGTGTGGCTGGGCATCGGCCTGCAGATCCGCCCGACGCCGGGAGGCGAGACGCCCGCGTGGCTGTCGGTCATCTCGACGTGGCGACCCACGTGGTTCCCGGCCCCCGTGATCTTCATCATCGCCGCGACGCTGATCGGCTGGTACGTCACGCGTCGTGCGCGCATCGGCACGCGCATGCGTGCGCTCGGCTCACAGGCCCCGACGCTCGAGAAGGCAGGCGTATCGCTCGCCGCCACCCGCATCGCCGCGTACGTGATCGCCGCGATCCTCATGATCCTCGCCGGCCTCATGCTCGCCTCCCAGACCTGGTCGGGTGACATCAACGCGGCCAGCGAGTACACGCTCATGACGATCGCCGCCGTGATCCTCGGCGGCGGCACCTTCGCCGGAGGTCGTGCAATGCCGATCGGCACCACGCTCGGGGCGGTCACCCTCGGGCTCATCACCGTCCTGCTGAGCCTCATCAACCTGCCCTCCAGCCTGCAGTCGGCCGCACAGGGACTCATCGTCATCGCTGTGCTGGCCGGCCGCATCATCACCGAGAGGTTCGTCCGATGA